From Diceros bicornis minor isolate mBicDic1 chromosome 8, mDicBic1.mat.cur, whole genome shotgun sequence, a single genomic window includes:
- the RBM47 gene encoding RNA-binding protein 47 isoform X3, translating into MTAEDSTAAMSSDSAAASSAKAPEGVAGAPNEAALLALLERTGYNMVQENGQRKYGGPPPGWEGPHPQRGCEVFVGKIPRDVYEDELVPVFEAVGRIYELRLMMDFDGKNRGYAFVMYCHKNEAKRAVRELNNYEIRPGRLLGVCCSVDNCRLFIGGIPKMKKREEILEEIAKVTEGVLDVIVYASAADKMKNRGFAFVEYESHRAAAMARRKLMPGRIQLWGHQIAVDWAEPEIDVDEDVMETVKILYVRNLMIETTEDTIKKSFGQFNPGCVERVKKIRDYAFVHFTSREDAVHAMNNLNGTELEGSCLEVTLAKPVDKEQYSRYQKAAKGGGAAEAAAVQQPSYVYSCDPYTLAYYGYPYNALIGPNRDYFVKVAIPAIGAQYSMFQAAPAPKMIEDGKIHTMEHMISPIAVQPDPASAAVAAAAAAAVIPAVSTPPPFQGRPITPVYTVAPNVQRIPTAGIYGASYVPFAAPATATIATLQKNAAAAAAVYGGYAGYIPQAFPAAAIQVPIHDVYQTY; encoded by the exons ATGACCGCAGAGGATTCCACTGCAGCCATGAGCAGCGACTCCGCCGCCGCGTCCTCGGCCAAGGCGCCCGAGGGCGTGGCCGGCGCGCCCAACGAGGCGGCGCTGCTGGCGCTGCTGGAGCGCACGGGCTACAACATGGTGCAGGAGAACGGGCAGCGCAAGTACGGCGGCCCGCCGCCCGGCTGGGAGGGCCCGCACCCGCAGCGCGGCTGTGAGGTCTTCGTGGGCAAGATCCCGCGCGACGTGTACGAGGACGAGCTGGTGCCCGTGTTCGAGGCGGTGGGCCGCATCTACGAGCTGCGCCTCATGATGGACTTCGACGGCAAGAACCGCGGCTACGCCTTCGTCATGTACTGCCACAAGAACGAGGCCAAGCGCGCCGTGCGCGAGCTCAACAACTACGAGATCCGCCCGGGCCGCCTGCTGGGGGTGTGCTGCAGCGTGGACAACTGCCGCCTCTTCATCGGAGGCATCCCCAAGATGAAGAAGCGCGAGGAGATCCTGGAGGAGATCGCCAAGGTCACCGAAGGCGTGCTCGACGTGATCGTCTACGCCAGCGCTGCCGACAAGATGAAGAACCGCGGCTTCGCCTTCGTGGAGTACGAGAGCCACCGCGCCGCCGCCATGGCGCGCCGCAAGCTCATGCCTGGCCGCATCCAGCTGTGGGGCCACCAGATCGCCGTGGACTGGGCCGAGCCCGAGATCGACGTGGACGAGGACGTGATGGAGACCGTGAAGATCCTCTACGTGAGGAACCTCATGATCGAGACCACCGAGGACACGATCAAGAAGAGCTTCGGCCAGTTCAACCCTGGCTGCGTGGAGCGCGTCAAGAAGATCCGCGACTACGCCTTCGTGCACTTCACCAGCCGCGAGGACGCCGTGCACGCCATGAACAACCTCAACGGCACCGAGCTGGAGGGCTCGTGCCTCGAGGTGACGCTGGCCAAGCCCGTGGACAAGGAGCAGTATTCCCGCTACCAGAAGGCGGCCAAGGGCGGTGGCGCAGCCGAGGCGGCGGCGGTGCAGCAGCCCAGCTACGTGTACTCCTGCGACCCCTACACGCTGGCCTACTACGGCTACCCGTACAACGCGCTCATCGGGCCCAACAGGGACTACTTCGTGAAAG TGGCCATCCCTGCCATTGGAGCCCAGTATTCCATGTTTCAGGCAGCTCCAGCTCCTAAAATGATTGAAGATGGCAAAATCCACACAATGGAACACATGATCAGCCCCATCGCTGTGCAGCCAGACCCAGCCAGCGCTGCTGtggctgctgccgccgccgccgctgtcATCCCTGCTGTGTCAACGCCGCCACCTTTCCAG ggcCGCCCAATAACTCCAGTATACACAGTGGCTCCAAACGTTCAGAGAATTCCCACTGCTGGGATCTACGGGGCCAGTTACGTTCCATTTGCTGCTCCAGCCACAGCTACGATCGCCACACTACAGAAGAACGCGGCAGCTGCCGCCGCTGTTTATGGAGGATACGCGGGCTATATACCTCAGGCCTTCCCTGCTGCTGCTATTCAAGTTCCCATTCATGATGTCTACCAGACATACTGA
- the RBM47 gene encoding RNA-binding protein 47 isoform X1 produces MTAEDSTAAMSSDSAAASSAKAPEGVAGAPNEAALLALLERTGYNMVQENGQRKYGGPPPGWEGPHPQRGCEVFVGKIPRDVYEDELVPVFEAVGRIYELRLMMDFDGKNRGYAFVMYCHKNEAKRAVRELNNYEIRPGRLLGVCCSVDNCRLFIGGIPKMKKREEILEEIAKVTEGVLDVIVYASAADKMKNRGFAFVEYESHRAAAMARRKLMPGRIQLWGHQIAVDWAEPEIDVDEDVMETVKILYVRNLMIETTEDTIKKSFGQFNPGCVERVKKIRDYAFVHFTSREDAVHAMNNLNGTELEGSCLEVTLAKPVDKEQYSRYQKAAKGGGAAEAAAVQQPSYVYSCDPYTLAYYGYPYNALIGPNRDYFVKAGSIRGRGRGAAGNRAPGPRGSYLGGYSAGRGIYSRYHEGKGKQQEKGYELVPNLEISAVNPVAIKPGTVAIPAIGAQYSMFQAAPAPKMIEDGKIHTMEHMISPIAVQPDPASAAVAAAAAAAVIPAVSTPPPFQGRPITPVYTVAPNVQRIPTAGIYGASYVPFAAPATATIATLQKNAAAAAAVYGGYAGYIPQAFPAAAIQVPIHDVYQTY; encoded by the exons ATGACCGCAGAGGATTCCACTGCAGCCATGAGCAGCGACTCCGCCGCCGCGTCCTCGGCCAAGGCGCCCGAGGGCGTGGCCGGCGCGCCCAACGAGGCGGCGCTGCTGGCGCTGCTGGAGCGCACGGGCTACAACATGGTGCAGGAGAACGGGCAGCGCAAGTACGGCGGCCCGCCGCCCGGCTGGGAGGGCCCGCACCCGCAGCGCGGCTGTGAGGTCTTCGTGGGCAAGATCCCGCGCGACGTGTACGAGGACGAGCTGGTGCCCGTGTTCGAGGCGGTGGGCCGCATCTACGAGCTGCGCCTCATGATGGACTTCGACGGCAAGAACCGCGGCTACGCCTTCGTCATGTACTGCCACAAGAACGAGGCCAAGCGCGCCGTGCGCGAGCTCAACAACTACGAGATCCGCCCGGGCCGCCTGCTGGGGGTGTGCTGCAGCGTGGACAACTGCCGCCTCTTCATCGGAGGCATCCCCAAGATGAAGAAGCGCGAGGAGATCCTGGAGGAGATCGCCAAGGTCACCGAAGGCGTGCTCGACGTGATCGTCTACGCCAGCGCTGCCGACAAGATGAAGAACCGCGGCTTCGCCTTCGTGGAGTACGAGAGCCACCGCGCCGCCGCCATGGCGCGCCGCAAGCTCATGCCTGGCCGCATCCAGCTGTGGGGCCACCAGATCGCCGTGGACTGGGCCGAGCCCGAGATCGACGTGGACGAGGACGTGATGGAGACCGTGAAGATCCTCTACGTGAGGAACCTCATGATCGAGACCACCGAGGACACGATCAAGAAGAGCTTCGGCCAGTTCAACCCTGGCTGCGTGGAGCGCGTCAAGAAGATCCGCGACTACGCCTTCGTGCACTTCACCAGCCGCGAGGACGCCGTGCACGCCATGAACAACCTCAACGGCACCGAGCTGGAGGGCTCGTGCCTCGAGGTGACGCTGGCCAAGCCCGTGGACAAGGAGCAGTATTCCCGCTACCAGAAGGCGGCCAAGGGCGGTGGCGCAGCCGAGGCGGCGGCGGTGCAGCAGCCCAGCTACGTGTACTCCTGCGACCCCTACACGCTGGCCTACTACGGCTACCCGTACAACGCGCTCATCGGGCCCAACAGGGACTACTTCGTGAAAG CAGGCAGCATAAGAGGCCGGGGTCGAGGTGCAGCTGGCAACAGAGCTCCAGGGCCCAGGGGTTCCTACCTCGGGGGATATTCTGCTGGCCGTGGTATATATAGCCGATATCATGAAGGGAaaggaaagcagcaagaaaaaggaTATGAACTTGTACCAAATTTGGAAATCTCTGCCGTCAATCCAGTTGCCATTAAACCTGGTACAG TGGCCATCCCTGCCATTGGAGCCCAGTATTCCATGTTTCAGGCAGCTCCAGCTCCTAAAATGATTGAAGATGGCAAAATCCACACAATGGAACACATGATCAGCCCCATCGCTGTGCAGCCAGACCCAGCCAGCGCTGCTGtggctgctgccgccgccgccgctgtcATCCCTGCTGTGTCAACGCCGCCACCTTTCCAG ggcCGCCCAATAACTCCAGTATACACAGTGGCTCCAAACGTTCAGAGAATTCCCACTGCTGGGATCTACGGGGCCAGTTACGTTCCATTTGCTGCTCCAGCCACAGCTACGATCGCCACACTACAGAAGAACGCGGCAGCTGCCGCCGCTGTTTATGGAGGATACGCGGGCTATATACCTCAGGCCTTCCCTGCTGCTGCTATTCAAGTTCCCATTCATGATGTCTACCAGACATACTGA
- the RBM47 gene encoding RNA-binding protein 47 isoform X2, producing the protein MTAEDSTAAMSSDSAAASSAKAPEGVAGAPNEAALLALLERTGYNMVQENGQRKYGGPPPGWEGPHPQRGCEVFVGKIPRDVYEDELVPVFEAVGRIYELRLMMDFDGKNRGYAFVMYCHKNEAKRAVRELNNYEIRPGRLLGVCCSVDNCRLFIGGIPKMKKREEILEEIAKVTEGVLDVIVYASAADKMKNRGFAFVEYESHRAAAMARRKLMPGRIQLWGHQIAVDWAEPEIDVDEDVMETVKILYVRNLMIETTEDTIKKSFGQFNPGCVERVKKIRDYAFVHFTSREDAVHAMNNLNGTELEGSCLEVTLAKPVDKEQYSRYQKAAKGGGAAEAAAVQQPSYVYSCDPYTLAYYGYPYNALIGPNRDYFVKGSIRGRGRGAAGNRAPGPRGSYLGGYSAGRGIYSRYHEGKGKQQEKGYELVPNLEISAVNPVAIKPGTVAIPAIGAQYSMFQAAPAPKMIEDGKIHTMEHMISPIAVQPDPASAAVAAAAAAAVIPAVSTPPPFQGRPITPVYTVAPNVQRIPTAGIYGASYVPFAAPATATIATLQKNAAAAAAVYGGYAGYIPQAFPAAAIQVPIHDVYQTY; encoded by the exons ATGACCGCAGAGGATTCCACTGCAGCCATGAGCAGCGACTCCGCCGCCGCGTCCTCGGCCAAGGCGCCCGAGGGCGTGGCCGGCGCGCCCAACGAGGCGGCGCTGCTGGCGCTGCTGGAGCGCACGGGCTACAACATGGTGCAGGAGAACGGGCAGCGCAAGTACGGCGGCCCGCCGCCCGGCTGGGAGGGCCCGCACCCGCAGCGCGGCTGTGAGGTCTTCGTGGGCAAGATCCCGCGCGACGTGTACGAGGACGAGCTGGTGCCCGTGTTCGAGGCGGTGGGCCGCATCTACGAGCTGCGCCTCATGATGGACTTCGACGGCAAGAACCGCGGCTACGCCTTCGTCATGTACTGCCACAAGAACGAGGCCAAGCGCGCCGTGCGCGAGCTCAACAACTACGAGATCCGCCCGGGCCGCCTGCTGGGGGTGTGCTGCAGCGTGGACAACTGCCGCCTCTTCATCGGAGGCATCCCCAAGATGAAGAAGCGCGAGGAGATCCTGGAGGAGATCGCCAAGGTCACCGAAGGCGTGCTCGACGTGATCGTCTACGCCAGCGCTGCCGACAAGATGAAGAACCGCGGCTTCGCCTTCGTGGAGTACGAGAGCCACCGCGCCGCCGCCATGGCGCGCCGCAAGCTCATGCCTGGCCGCATCCAGCTGTGGGGCCACCAGATCGCCGTGGACTGGGCCGAGCCCGAGATCGACGTGGACGAGGACGTGATGGAGACCGTGAAGATCCTCTACGTGAGGAACCTCATGATCGAGACCACCGAGGACACGATCAAGAAGAGCTTCGGCCAGTTCAACCCTGGCTGCGTGGAGCGCGTCAAGAAGATCCGCGACTACGCCTTCGTGCACTTCACCAGCCGCGAGGACGCCGTGCACGCCATGAACAACCTCAACGGCACCGAGCTGGAGGGCTCGTGCCTCGAGGTGACGCTGGCCAAGCCCGTGGACAAGGAGCAGTATTCCCGCTACCAGAAGGCGGCCAAGGGCGGTGGCGCAGCCGAGGCGGCGGCGGTGCAGCAGCCCAGCTACGTGTACTCCTGCGACCCCTACACGCTGGCCTACTACGGCTACCCGTACAACGCGCTCATCGGGCCCAACAGGGACTACTTCGTGAAAG GCAGCATAAGAGGCCGGGGTCGAGGTGCAGCTGGCAACAGAGCTCCAGGGCCCAGGGGTTCCTACCTCGGGGGATATTCTGCTGGCCGTGGTATATATAGCCGATATCATGAAGGGAaaggaaagcagcaagaaaaaggaTATGAACTTGTACCAAATTTGGAAATCTCTGCCGTCAATCCAGTTGCCATTAAACCTGGTACAG TGGCCATCCCTGCCATTGGAGCCCAGTATTCCATGTTTCAGGCAGCTCCAGCTCCTAAAATGATTGAAGATGGCAAAATCCACACAATGGAACACATGATCAGCCCCATCGCTGTGCAGCCAGACCCAGCCAGCGCTGCTGtggctgctgccgccgccgccgctgtcATCCCTGCTGTGTCAACGCCGCCACCTTTCCAG ggcCGCCCAATAACTCCAGTATACACAGTGGCTCCAAACGTTCAGAGAATTCCCACTGCTGGGATCTACGGGGCCAGTTACGTTCCATTTGCTGCTCCAGCCACAGCTACGATCGCCACACTACAGAAGAACGCGGCAGCTGCCGCCGCTGTTTATGGAGGATACGCGGGCTATATACCTCAGGCCTTCCCTGCTGCTGCTATTCAAGTTCCCATTCATGATGTCTACCAGACATACTGA